The following proteins are encoded in a genomic region of Brachypodium distachyon strain Bd21 chromosome 1, Brachypodium_distachyon_v3.0, whole genome shotgun sequence:
- the LOC100824029 gene encoding cysteine-rich receptor-like protein kinase 10 isoform X2, translating into MAIGTRRRLGLAPLSFYLAPATASLLLTLFLHAPPLAGAQPLPWQLCDDPAGNYTEGGAYQANIRALASGIPKNASSSPALFAKGAAGRAPDAVYALALCRGDTASANASSSCASCVAAAFRNAQQLCAYSRIATMYDDPCILRYSDREDFLANVTDNGGKMLAWNANNVSADVAPAFDAASGRLVNATADYAAADPRRRFGTGELDGFDETYPKIYSLAQCTPDMTAAECRACLGDMIGRFTPRYFVGKPGGRVFGVRCNFRFETYSFFSGRPLLQLPGALPPAPAPAAAGEGTTRRGAGPVLAITLPIAAAALLLIATCVCFWKRRKHTERKASVPYSTNQDDIQSIDSLLLDLSTLRAATDNFAESNKLGEGGFGAVYKGVLSEGEEIAVKRLSQSSRQGTEELKTELVLVANLQHKNLVRLVGVCLEEQEKLLVYEYMPNRSLDTILFDPEKSRDLDWGKRLKIVGGVARGLQYLHEDSQLRIIHRDLKASNVLLDMDFSPKISDFGLAKLFGWDESQAVTSHIAGTYGYMAPEYAMRGQYSAKSDAYSFGVLVLEILTGRRNSSFANSEQSVDLLSLVWEHWTRGTVEELVDPSLGGRAPGGPMLLKLVNVGLLCVQDSPADRPAMSAVNVMLSSSTVSLQAPSRPTFCIEEMEGYSDMYSATYPRGSRPTKVQTAMSPNEVSITELEPR; encoded by the exons ATGGCGATAGGCACGCGTCGCCGTCTGGGTCTGGCTCCTCTCTCCTTCTACCTCGCTCCAGCCACAGCCTCGCTCCTCCTAACGTTATTcctccacgcgccgccgctcgccggcgcgCAGCCGCTGCCGTGGCAGCTCTGCGACGACCCCGCCGGGAACTACACGGAGGGCGGCGCGTACCAGGCCAACATACGCGCCCTCGCAAGCGGCATCCCCAAgaacgcctcctcctccccggcccTCTTCGCCAAGGGCGCGGCCGGCAGGGCCCCGGACGCCGTCTACGCGCTCGCGCTCTGCCGCGGCGACACCGCCAGCGCcaacgcctcctcctcctgcgcgtcctgcgtcgccgccgccttccggAACGCGCAGCAGCTCTGCGCCTACAGCCGGATCGCCACCATGTACGACGACCCCTGCATCCTCCGCTACTCCGACCGGGAGGACTTCCTCGCCAACGTCACCGACAACGGCGGGAAGATGCTCGCGTGGAACGCCAACAACGTCAGCGCGGACGTAGCGCCAGCGTTCGACGCCGCTTCCGGCCGGCTCGTGAACGCCACCGCCGACTACGCGGCGGCGGACCCGAGACGGCGGTTCGGCACGGGGGAGTTGGACGGGTTCGACGAGACTTACCCCAAGATTTACTCGCTGGCGCAGTGCACGCCGGACATGACGGCGGCTGAGTGCCGGGCCTGTCTCGGCGACATGATTGGGCGGTTCACTCCCCGGTATTTCGTGGGGAAGCCGGGCGGGCGAGTCTTCGGCGTGCGCTGCAATTTCCGGTTCGAGACCTACTCTTTCTTCTCTGGGcgcccgctgctgcagctcccAGGCGCGCTGCCGCCtgcaccggcgccggcagcggccggaGAAG gaacAACAAGACGTGGTGCAGGACCAGTCTTGGCAATTACACTGCCTATAGCTGCTGCAGCATTACTTCTCATTGCAACGTGCGTTTGCTTCTGGAAGAGGAGAAAACATACGGAAAGAAAGGCGTCAGTACCAT ATTCAACTAATCAAGATGACATTCAGAGCATCGATTCCCTCCTCCTTGACCTATCGACGCTGCGGGCTGCAACAGATAACTTCGCCGAAAGCAACAAGCTTGGCGAAGGAGGCTTCGGCGCGGTCTACAAG GGCGTCCTTTCTGAAGGCGAGGAGATAGCAGTGAAGAGGCTGTCGCAGAGCTCCCGGCAAGGAACAGAGGAGCTGAAAACAGAGCTAGTCCTGGTCGCCAATCTCCAGCACAAGAACCTCGTCAGGCTCGTCGGCGTCTGCTTGGAAGAGCAGGAGAAGCTGCTCGTGTACGAGTACATGCCGAACCGGAGCCTCGACACCATTCTTTTCG ATCCTGAGAAAAGCAGAGACCTGGATTGGGGGAAGAGGCTGAAGATCGTGGGCGGGGTGGCTCGAGGCCTGCAGTACCTCCACGAAGACTCCCAGCTGAGGATCATCCACCGGGACCTCAAGGCGAGCAACGTGCTGCTGGACATGGACTTCAGCCCCAAGATTTCCGACTTCGGCCTGGCCAAGCTGTTTGGGTGGGACGAGTCGCAGGCCGTCACTAGCCACATTGCCGGAACGTA CGGATACATGGCGCCGGAGTACGCGATGCGCGGGCAGTACTCGGCCAAGTCGGACGCCTACAGCTTCGGCGTCCTGGTCTTGGAGATCCTCACCGGAAGGCGGAACAGCAGCTTCGCTAACTCGGAGCAATCCGTTGACCTCTTAAGCCTC GTATGGGAGCACTGGACGAGGGGAACAGTGGAGGAGCTGGTGGACCCGTCGCTGGGCGGCCGTGCTCCGGGAGGCCCGATGCTGCTGAAGCTGGTCAACGTGGGGCTGCTGTGCGTGCAGGACAGCCCCGCGGACAGGCCGGCCATGTCGGCCGTGAACGTCAtgctcagcagcagcacggtGTCTCTGCAGGCGCCGTCGAGGCCCACGTTCTGCATCGAGGAGATGGAGGGCTACTCCGACATGTACTCGGCGACGTATCCAAGGGGATCCCGGCCCACCAAGGTGCAGACGGCCATGTCGCCGAACGAGGTCTCCATCACGGAGCTCGAACCAAGATGA
- the LOC100824029 gene encoding cysteine-rich receptor-like protein kinase 10 isoform X3, whose translation MAIGTRRRLGLAPLSFYLAPATASLLLTLFLHAPPLAGAQPLPWQLCDDPAGNYTEGGAYQANIRALASGIPKNASSSPALFAKGAAGRAPDAVYALALCRGDTASANASSSCASCVAAAFRNAQQLCAYSRIATMYDDPCILRYSDREDFLANVTDNGGKMLAWNANNVSADVAPAFDAASGRLVNATADYAAADPRRRFGTGELDGFDETYPKIYSLAQCTPDMTAAECRACLGDMIGRFTPRYFVGKPGGRVFGVRCNFRFETYSFFSGRPLLQLPGALPPAPAPAAAGEGTTRRGAGPVLAITLPIAAAALLLIATCVCFWKRRKHTERKASVPYSTNQDDIQSIDSLLLDLSTLRAATDNFAESNKLGEGGFGAVYKGVLSEGEEIAVKRLSQSSRQGTEELKTELVLVANLQHKNLVRLVGVCLEEQEKLLVYEYMPNRSLDTILFDPEKSRDLDWGKRLKIVGGVARGLQYLHEDSQLRIIHRDLKASNVLLDMDFSPKISDFGLAKLFGWDESQAVTSHIAGTGYMAPEYAMRGQYSAKSDAYSFGVLVLEILTGRRNSSFANSEQSVDLLSLVWEHWTRGTVEELVDPSLGGRAPGGPMLLKLVNVGLLCVQDSPADRPAMSAVNVMLSSSTVSLQAPSRPTFCIEEMEGYSDMYSATYPRGSRPTKVQTAMSPNEVSITELEPR comes from the exons ATGGCGATAGGCACGCGTCGCCGTCTGGGTCTGGCTCCTCTCTCCTTCTACCTCGCTCCAGCCACAGCCTCGCTCCTCCTAACGTTATTcctccacgcgccgccgctcgccggcgcgCAGCCGCTGCCGTGGCAGCTCTGCGACGACCCCGCCGGGAACTACACGGAGGGCGGCGCGTACCAGGCCAACATACGCGCCCTCGCAAGCGGCATCCCCAAgaacgcctcctcctccccggcccTCTTCGCCAAGGGCGCGGCCGGCAGGGCCCCGGACGCCGTCTACGCGCTCGCGCTCTGCCGCGGCGACACCGCCAGCGCcaacgcctcctcctcctgcgcgtcctgcgtcgccgccgccttccggAACGCGCAGCAGCTCTGCGCCTACAGCCGGATCGCCACCATGTACGACGACCCCTGCATCCTCCGCTACTCCGACCGGGAGGACTTCCTCGCCAACGTCACCGACAACGGCGGGAAGATGCTCGCGTGGAACGCCAACAACGTCAGCGCGGACGTAGCGCCAGCGTTCGACGCCGCTTCCGGCCGGCTCGTGAACGCCACCGCCGACTACGCGGCGGCGGACCCGAGACGGCGGTTCGGCACGGGGGAGTTGGACGGGTTCGACGAGACTTACCCCAAGATTTACTCGCTGGCGCAGTGCACGCCGGACATGACGGCGGCTGAGTGCCGGGCCTGTCTCGGCGACATGATTGGGCGGTTCACTCCCCGGTATTTCGTGGGGAAGCCGGGCGGGCGAGTCTTCGGCGTGCGCTGCAATTTCCGGTTCGAGACCTACTCTTTCTTCTCTGGGcgcccgctgctgcagctcccAGGCGCGCTGCCGCCtgcaccggcgccggcagcggccggaGAAG gaacAACAAGACGTGGTGCAGGACCAGTCTTGGCAATTACACTGCCTATAGCTGCTGCAGCATTACTTCTCATTGCAACGTGCGTTTGCTTCTGGAAGAGGAGAAAACATACGGAAAGAAAGGCGTCAGTACCAT ATTCAACTAATCAAGATGACATTCAGAGCATCGATTCCCTCCTCCTTGACCTATCGACGCTGCGGGCTGCAACAGATAACTTCGCCGAAAGCAACAAGCTTGGCGAAGGAGGCTTCGGCGCGGTCTACAAG GGCGTCCTTTCTGAAGGCGAGGAGATAGCAGTGAAGAGGCTGTCGCAGAGCTCCCGGCAAGGAACAGAGGAGCTGAAAACAGAGCTAGTCCTGGTCGCCAATCTCCAGCACAAGAACCTCGTCAGGCTCGTCGGCGTCTGCTTGGAAGAGCAGGAGAAGCTGCTCGTGTACGAGTACATGCCGAACCGGAGCCTCGACACCATTCTTTTCG ATCCTGAGAAAAGCAGAGACCTGGATTGGGGGAAGAGGCTGAAGATCGTGGGCGGGGTGGCTCGAGGCCTGCAGTACCTCCACGAAGACTCCCAGCTGAGGATCATCCACCGGGACCTCAAGGCGAGCAACGTGCTGCTGGACATGGACTTCAGCCCCAAGATTTCCGACTTCGGCCTGGCCAAGCTGTTTGGGTGGGACGAGTCGCAGGCCGTCACTAGCCACATTGCCGGAAC CGGATACATGGCGCCGGAGTACGCGATGCGCGGGCAGTACTCGGCCAAGTCGGACGCCTACAGCTTCGGCGTCCTGGTCTTGGAGATCCTCACCGGAAGGCGGAACAGCAGCTTCGCTAACTCGGAGCAATCCGTTGACCTCTTAAGCCTC GTATGGGAGCACTGGACGAGGGGAACAGTGGAGGAGCTGGTGGACCCGTCGCTGGGCGGCCGTGCTCCGGGAGGCCCGATGCTGCTGAAGCTGGTCAACGTGGGGCTGCTGTGCGTGCAGGACAGCCCCGCGGACAGGCCGGCCATGTCGGCCGTGAACGTCAtgctcagcagcagcacggtGTCTCTGCAGGCGCCGTCGAGGCCCACGTTCTGCATCGAGGAGATGGAGGGCTACTCCGACATGTACTCGGCGACGTATCCAAGGGGATCCCGGCCCACCAAGGTGCAGACGGCCATGTCGCCGAACGAGGTCTCCATCACGGAGCTCGAACCAAGATGA
- the LOC100824341 gene encoding long-chain-alcohol O-fatty-acyltransferase, producing MASEAASVAVVSAAVAAAMVYARLAASRSHPGLPRLAALLPVLLLLPVLPFTFSSIHLRTISAFFLVWLCGFKLLLLAAGQGPLHPALPVVRFVACAALPIKVVVEVQDRAAAHQPSRRSLPPAFLLSYAAKAALFAALVSLRGIRARMPAYGVVAFDGVHVYLLLELFMASAAFFARALLGADLEPQFDRPYLASSLRDFWGRRWNLMVPGALRPTVYRPVRSRLGVPAGMLATFVVSGLMHEVMFYYITLRAGTGEVTAFFVLHGVCVVAERWWAIRSRSGLWSPPRPVATALTLAFVAGTASWLFFAPVIRGGLDKAIVAECEGMLAFLEAAARALADAAARLVWS from the coding sequence ATGGCGTCCGAGGCAGCCAGCGTCGCCGTGGTctcggccgccgtggccgcggccaTGGTTTAtgcgcgcctcgccgcctcGCGTTCGCACCccggcctcccccgcctcgccgcgctcctcccggtgctcctcctcctccccgtcctcCCCTTCACGTTCTCCTCCATCCACCTCCGCACCATctccgccttcttcctcgtctgGCTCTGCGGCTtcaagctcctcctcctcgccgccggccagggCCCTCTCCACCCGGCGCTCCCGGTCGTCCGCTTCGTCGCCTGCGCGGCGCTTCCCATCAAGGTAGTAGTAGAAGTCCAGGACAGAGCAGCAGCGCATCAGCCGTCCCGGCGGTCTCTCCCTCCCGCGTTCTTGCTCTCCTACGCGGCCAAGGCGGCTCTGTTCGCGGCGCTCGTCTCGCTCCGGGGCATCCGGGCTCGGATGCCCGCGTACGGCGTGGTCGCGTTCGACGGTGTGCACGTCTACCTCTTGCTCGAGCTGTTCATGGCGTCCGCCGCGTTCTTCGCCCGGGCCCTGCTCGGGGCCGACCTGGAGCCACAGTTCGACCGGCCGTACCtggcctcctccctccgcgATTTCTGGGGCCGCCGGTGGAACCTCATGGTGCCCGGCGCGCTCCGCCCCACCGTGTACCGCCCCGTGCGCAGCCGCCTCGGCGTGCCGGCCGGCATGCTCGCCACGTTCGTGGTGTCGGGGCTCATGCACGAGGTCATGTTCTACTACATCACGCTCCGGGCCGGCACCGGGGAGGTGACCGCGTTCTTCGTGCTCCACGGCGTGTGCGTGGTCGCGGAGCGGTGGTGGGCGATCCGGAGCCGGAGCGGGCTGTGGAGCCCGCCGCGGCCCGTGGCGACGGCGCTCACGCTGGCGTTCGTCGCGGGCACCGCGTCCTGGCTCTTCTTCGCGCCCGTCATACGCGGCGGGCTGGACAAGGCCATCGTCGCCGAGTGCGAGGGGATGCTGGCATTTTTGGAGGCGGCTGCGCGTGCTCTGGCTGACGCGGCGGCACGTTTGGTCTGGTCATGA
- the LOC100824029 gene encoding cysteine-rich receptor-like protein kinase 10 isoform X1, with translation MAIGTRRRLGLAPLSFYLAPATASLLLTLFLHAPPLAGAQPLPWQLCDDPAGNYTEGGAYQANIRALASGIPKNASSSPALFAKGAAGRAPDAVYALALCRGDTASANASSSCASCVAAAFRNAQQLCAYSRIATMYDDPCILRYSDREDFLANVTDNGGKMLAWNANNVSADVAPAFDAASGRLVNATADYAAADPRRRFGTGELDGFDETYPKIYSLAQCTPDMTAAECRACLGDMIGRFTPRYFVGKPGGRVFGVRCNFRFETYSFFSGRPLLQLPGALPPAPAPAAAGEGTTRRGAGPVLAITLPIAAAALLLIATCVCFWKRRKHTERKASVPYSTNQDDIQSIDSLLLDLSTLRAATDNFAESNKLGEGGFGAVYKGVLSEGEEIAVKRLSQSSRQGTEELKTELVLVANLQHKNLVRLVGVCLEEQEKLLVYEYMPNRSLDTILFGTIHPIDSIPSRAYIVTYCHWLSCLTVSLMFVYWFRWMKDPEKSRDLDWGKRLKIVGGVARGLQYLHEDSQLRIIHRDLKASNVLLDMDFSPKISDFGLAKLFGWDESQAVTSHIAGTYGYMAPEYAMRGQYSAKSDAYSFGVLVLEILTGRRNSSFANSEQSVDLLSLVWEHWTRGTVEELVDPSLGGRAPGGPMLLKLVNVGLLCVQDSPADRPAMSAVNVMLSSSTVSLQAPSRPTFCIEEMEGYSDMYSATYPRGSRPTKVQTAMSPNEVSITELEPR, from the exons ATGGCGATAGGCACGCGTCGCCGTCTGGGTCTGGCTCCTCTCTCCTTCTACCTCGCTCCAGCCACAGCCTCGCTCCTCCTAACGTTATTcctccacgcgccgccgctcgccggcgcgCAGCCGCTGCCGTGGCAGCTCTGCGACGACCCCGCCGGGAACTACACGGAGGGCGGCGCGTACCAGGCCAACATACGCGCCCTCGCAAGCGGCATCCCCAAgaacgcctcctcctccccggcccTCTTCGCCAAGGGCGCGGCCGGCAGGGCCCCGGACGCCGTCTACGCGCTCGCGCTCTGCCGCGGCGACACCGCCAGCGCcaacgcctcctcctcctgcgcgtcctgcgtcgccgccgccttccggAACGCGCAGCAGCTCTGCGCCTACAGCCGGATCGCCACCATGTACGACGACCCCTGCATCCTCCGCTACTCCGACCGGGAGGACTTCCTCGCCAACGTCACCGACAACGGCGGGAAGATGCTCGCGTGGAACGCCAACAACGTCAGCGCGGACGTAGCGCCAGCGTTCGACGCCGCTTCCGGCCGGCTCGTGAACGCCACCGCCGACTACGCGGCGGCGGACCCGAGACGGCGGTTCGGCACGGGGGAGTTGGACGGGTTCGACGAGACTTACCCCAAGATTTACTCGCTGGCGCAGTGCACGCCGGACATGACGGCGGCTGAGTGCCGGGCCTGTCTCGGCGACATGATTGGGCGGTTCACTCCCCGGTATTTCGTGGGGAAGCCGGGCGGGCGAGTCTTCGGCGTGCGCTGCAATTTCCGGTTCGAGACCTACTCTTTCTTCTCTGGGcgcccgctgctgcagctcccAGGCGCGCTGCCGCCtgcaccggcgccggcagcggccggaGAAG gaacAACAAGACGTGGTGCAGGACCAGTCTTGGCAATTACACTGCCTATAGCTGCTGCAGCATTACTTCTCATTGCAACGTGCGTTTGCTTCTGGAAGAGGAGAAAACATACGGAAAGAAAGGCGTCAGTACCAT ATTCAACTAATCAAGATGACATTCAGAGCATCGATTCCCTCCTCCTTGACCTATCGACGCTGCGGGCTGCAACAGATAACTTCGCCGAAAGCAACAAGCTTGGCGAAGGAGGCTTCGGCGCGGTCTACAAG GGCGTCCTTTCTGAAGGCGAGGAGATAGCAGTGAAGAGGCTGTCGCAGAGCTCCCGGCAAGGAACAGAGGAGCTGAAAACAGAGCTAGTCCTGGTCGCCAATCTCCAGCACAAGAACCTCGTCAGGCTCGTCGGCGTCTGCTTGGAAGAGCAGGAGAAGCTGCTCGTGTACGAGTACATGCCGAACCGGAGCCTCGACACCATTCTTTTCGGTACCATTCATCCGATAGATTCTATCCCTAGCCGGGCATACATAGTTACATACTGTCACTGGCTCAGCTGTCTGACCGTCTCTCTTATGTTTGTGTATTGGTTTCGATGGATGAAAGATCCTGAGAAAAGCAGAGACCTGGATTGGGGGAAGAGGCTGAAGATCGTGGGCGGGGTGGCTCGAGGCCTGCAGTACCTCCACGAAGACTCCCAGCTGAGGATCATCCACCGGGACCTCAAGGCGAGCAACGTGCTGCTGGACATGGACTTCAGCCCCAAGATTTCCGACTTCGGCCTGGCCAAGCTGTTTGGGTGGGACGAGTCGCAGGCCGTCACTAGCCACATTGCCGGAACGTA CGGATACATGGCGCCGGAGTACGCGATGCGCGGGCAGTACTCGGCCAAGTCGGACGCCTACAGCTTCGGCGTCCTGGTCTTGGAGATCCTCACCGGAAGGCGGAACAGCAGCTTCGCTAACTCGGAGCAATCCGTTGACCTCTTAAGCCTC GTATGGGAGCACTGGACGAGGGGAACAGTGGAGGAGCTGGTGGACCCGTCGCTGGGCGGCCGTGCTCCGGGAGGCCCGATGCTGCTGAAGCTGGTCAACGTGGGGCTGCTGTGCGTGCAGGACAGCCCCGCGGACAGGCCGGCCATGTCGGCCGTGAACGTCAtgctcagcagcagcacggtGTCTCTGCAGGCGCCGTCGAGGCCCACGTTCTGCATCGAGGAGATGGAGGGCTACTCCGACATGTACTCGGCGACGTATCCAAGGGGATCCCGGCCCACCAAGGTGCAGACGGCCATGTCGCCGAACGAGGTCTCCATCACGGAGCTCGAACCAAGATGA